Within Montipora foliosa isolate CH-2021 chromosome 3, ASM3666993v2, whole genome shotgun sequence, the genomic segment CGGATATTAAAAACTTTTGTAGCAAACCGAGTGGGAGAAATTCAAAGTCTGACGAATCCCAAGCAGTGGCGTTTCTTACCAACCAATGAGAATCCTGCTGACTTTACTACGAGGGGCATGAGAGTATCGGACATGGTCAAGGAGAAAAAGTGGTGGAGTGGTCCTGATTTCCTTCAAAAGGAAGAGTCAGACTGGCCTGTCAATCAAATTGACCCCGACAAAGTCTCAGAAGCAACGGAGATCAAGAAAGCAGCTCAAGGCAGCACATGAAATATGAAAAGCGCGTTGTATAGTTTGGTGTCCTTGGAAATGTAAGGAGTGGAGTGTTTGATCATGGCGGAGATGGTGGTGTACCAGTCTAAACAGagaaactaaaggaaacgcAAGGCCAATTTGTTATAGCAATGTATTGTGGTCTGCTTCCATTTCATACGCATGCGTgggttgggtgggtgggtgagatCAAATATGGACTGATACCGGCTGCCAGAGGGGCTTGTAAAGGCTGCCAAAACAATCAAAAAAGGTGTGAGAGGCAgaagtaattaaaaatatatgatGCCGCTTACGCCATTCAGCCGAACAGGCATTCCAAAAGAACTGCTAtatacccagcaaaacaagaaTCTCATCTTTATGTTTTGTGTTGTCATAACCGAGGAGTTCCAAAACGGATATTTGATTGCTATCATTTTCTCGCCGACAACCATCATGAGATGCAAAGCCCGTGTATGGCAAAGAAGACACCAGTGGTGTCGCTACCAAGCAGGGAGGCTGTTATCCACAGACTAAACGAAGGCTTCGAGGTCAGACCTGTCAACACATCAGTGACGGCTAGACACGCTAACATGATGTTGGCGTTGttctgaagtctgaagtcttCTATGGACAAGCAATAATTTAAATGATGATGGTTATGGAAATAAAGACCATGCCAAAGAGCTATTTCTTCGCCTTTCATCGTAAAGTTTGCCAAGACTGCTTATAAAATACCAAGGTTGCACACTCCATTCTGGGGAGCCCATCagtttgagtcaaatattcctggttaaaataTTCCACAGTTGCAATCATTCATATCGGAATCCACAGACAAAGATTAAACGTTCAGTTCATTACACCAACAACCCAATAGCAGCCGTTGGTATTTTATAATACCGTTGGCAACGgaagaattgaaaaatggctcaaatcgcgttgaATCTAGAAAAAAAACCGCACATGATGGAAGAGACCCGCAATGGCAATAATGGAAAAGCGTGGCCAAAGGCTCGCAACattttaacgcaacatcttgcaacattgttgggcacaacatgttgcatgcgTTTGgtcaccctgttgcgatatgttgcagcatgttggatgatgttggatcaaatttgaataCGGTCAAACtgttcgtgcaacattttggatgttgcatggaGGGTATAAATTTCATGCCTTGGCTTAGGTGTTTGCGGCCCTTCACAGAATGAGTACGGTAGAATTCGTAtggttgaaacattttgctccCGTGCGATTCAAATCTATTTGTGGCGTTCGCTTGGGATTGATATATCATATTTACATTTGTTTCCGCGCTGTTTCGTTTGAATCACTCCATTTCTTGTAGTCCTTCGGTTGAACTGATTTAATTAAggtttcctttatttttaaaatcgaAGAAACACTGAGTACGAACGATCGGTTCCCAACACAAAAACACTAAATCAATTGTTAGAGACGATCATCGTCAAAAACAGTTTGAAAATATCAAGCTTAAAAGgtaatggatttttttcaagctttcttttcgctaTTATCCTATAGTGGTGTTCATTGCGCTTGAAGTTTCATGTAATGGTTCTcgtgcagttcaaatacactcTCAGTACTTTAATATTTGTATTcgtatataattatatattttcaCGGAGCCTTCAATTTTACCAGTAGATGAAACGGCGCCATACCCTTACTAAGCTCTCACATTTTGACTCGCGAGAGTGCAAATTCATAAcccaccgaggaaacaaaattattgtttcttaggaatattttgaaaaggcttCGTCGCTTTCAGAAGAAGACGCATTGACGCTCCCAGGGAAGATCTACACAGCGCTGATTGGTTCATAAGTAACCTGCATGTGATTTGCAGATGACAGTTTCTTAGCAAagggaaagaaatgtatggctcGTTTAAGCAGACgctcgtgggggaggaacgcgtgatgAATCCCAAAGAGAGTCTGCGTGGGAGGTTATCTAGCCATTAGAATCATTAGAAACTGAAGTGGTTGATCTTCTATTAAAAACAAGGAAGTTTTTACGGGCACTTACTCTTTTAATAACATGGATGTCAAATTACTCGTtaattttcgctcgaaatttcagcgttaatttatggtttcacatgtgaaattacaatgttgccatggcaacttttcctacagtggcaaaatggcgtcttatgaacgtaatttgtcacccatgacaTTAATACCTAATCAAATGGTCTACTCGTGAAATAAGGGAATAATTTCCCGCGCGTTTTGTcgaaaatcaaataatttcccgagcctttatattccctaatttcagtcgtcaccatttgattatcgatacaaattaaacaaaatcacatgacgcaaaaattaagcacgTTTAGGGAACATTTGTATTCCAGCATAAAAGCGATAGCGGAAATTGTATTGCAGCGAAAAAACAACAGCGACATTTATCTCTAGCCAAATAGGCGACAAgtgggctggaaaatgagcgaCAAAGCGACATCACAACCCCCCTTGGAAGGCCTCTTTCATAAGATCATTAATTCACCTCAAATGGGATCTAGTGAGACCTCACAATTGACCACTGAGCTGCCCCCAGGTGGCTTTACTGATAGCTCCAGATGGTAGGGCAATGCAGGGCAATAACAATGACGTCATGCGTCAAGCTTGGAATTTTTTACAGGCCTTCCTTTTGCAGTTGCCCACAACTAAGGTGGTCATTGTTGTTTAGAAAAATTATGTAATCAGTGACGAATGGAAAGCCTGAAAACGTTAGGCTTGAAACGGCATTTCAAGGATTCCGTAGTTGAAacatatttctttgttttaaaactATATATTTATACATAGCCCCTTAGTATTAACATCTTGAACGGGTTTTCTTACGAAAAGCTGCCAATTGGCTTGATAGCCTAATTGGTGGAGAATGGCACCGGTATCATGTGCAGAGTTAATGGCGTTCAAGTCATGGCAACGCTTTGCATTCGTTAATCAGTGCTTAACTAACGCTTATTCCACGCCATCTTTAATTGTAACGTGCTTCTTTCCGTAGATTAATTATATATGTCTTTCAGATATTACCATGATCACCGCCAACAAAACATACAAATGAAGGGTCCAAAAGTCAATGATCGAGTCCTACAACGTCAACTCCTATCATAACTAAGTTCTGTAAATTTTGCACGATTAATTCATAAGCTGGCACTGGATCACGGTTTTCGCAAATAACACCGATAAAAAGCAGCATAGACAGTTGTTGGGTACACTGTACTGAAGGCTTGACCTTACAAGTCAGCTTATTAGCGTCACCTTCAGGCAAGTTAGCTCTCGTTAACTGGATGCACCGCTTGCATTGAAGTTCTAAATACAAACTTTCTTATTTCTTCCTGTCGCCAGCAATAAATCAAAGGATTAAGAAGAGAATTTATCATTACGAAAGTGCGTGCCATTGCGTCAATTGATCCTAAAAGAAATTTTCTCTCCTCGAAAAATCCAATTGCAAACATAACAATGTACAAAATTCCGGGTACCAAACATATTCCAACAGCACCGACCACTATTACAGTTGTCTTGAATGCTTTATTCTCCTTAAGGAATGTTTCTACTTCTTCTTGCGGTAACTGTTGAGCTTTAATCATCTTTCGGTGCCGACGAGTTTCAAAATAAAGGATTACGTTAGAAGTAGAAACAAAAACAACGCAAGCAAAAGCGATGTGAGACATAGAAATAAAATACAGGGCGCCGCTTCCTTGAATCAATTTAATAGGCAAACCAAAAGAACTGCTAtatacccagcaaaacaagacTCCCATTTTCATGTTTCGTGTTGTCATAACCGAGGGGTACCAAAACGGATATTTGATTGCTATCATTTTCTCGCCGACAACCATCATGAGATGAAGAGCCGAGGAATAAGACAGCACGAAAAGGCAGAGCCCGTGAATGGAATAGAAGACCTTAGAGATGTCGCTACCAAGCAGGGAGGCTGTTTCCCACAGAATAAACGAAGGCTGCGAGGTCAGACCTGTCAACACATCAGTGACGGCTAAACAGGCCAACATGATGTTCCCGTTGTTCTGAAGTCTTCGTCTTCTTTTTATAGCAATTATCACCAACATGTTCAGTCCAATTGTGAATGGACAGGCGATAGTGTTAACGATGATGGTTATGGAAATAAAGACCGAGCTGAAAACATCTTTTTGTTCGCCATTCATCGTGAGGTTTGTCAAGTTGGAAACAAAGAAGTTTGCCATGTTACGAAAATAAGAAATGGAAAGCTGATTCTTTTTATGTACTGGATAAATGTTGCTTAGCTACTGCCTTCCTTTCTGCTTTTAAGCACCACAAGAGAGCAAGTgttcatgaggagcttaacttgggtcaggaatgtgggtccccgctgttaaggtaaaaaaaattactaaaatcTCGGTAGGAtttgtaacaagactcacactaaaaaggcagagcaaGAGACAAAGGAAGAGAGAGGTGTTAAgctcgacacatttgttgggccgacctTGTCATAAAGTCTTTAACgacgacaaatatctcaaattactttaaatcaattttgagtgacgtgtcaaaatagtccagaggcacaataaatcaatctgaaatattttctaaaacaaggtttacaacggccagcatcatgcaattaaaaaatggaaaataatttctttattctctttatttaaaattaatttaaacacaggcaaattatatcttaactttcaggctaccgagatgcaacttgttttacCTGGCaaacacttttctcaacagcaacggtgaattggttcttttctgattttaaagcaatccatttttaagttttatacttatggaactccataactgaggaataaaactcaagagctattacaccttcgaatatctgcttccctaattctccggttaaacatgaaacgttagtgatgtattggtatatttgttaatttaaacacaggcaaattatttctttactttcaggctgccgaaatataacttgttttgcctggcatacacttttctcaacagcaacggtgaattggtccttttctgattttaaagcaaaccatttttaagttttatagttatggaactcgataactgaggaataaaactcaagagctattacaccttcgaacatctgcttccctaattctccggttaaacaggaaacgttagtgatgtattggtgtgtttgttaatttaaacacaggcaaattatttcttaattttcaggctgccgagatgcaacttgttttgcctggtataaatttttctcaacagcaacggtgaaatggttttttctgattttaaaggaaTCTATTTTTAAGCTTTATACCTATGGAACTTGATAACTGAgtaataaaactcaacagctattacacatTCGAatatctgcttccctaattctccggttaaacatgaaacgttagtgatctattggtatatttgttaatttaaacacaggcaaattattgtgtcagttaacttttaggctaccgagatgcaacttgttttgcctggcatacacttttctcaacagcgacggtgaattggttcttttctgattttaaagcaatccatttttaagttttataaatatggaactcgataactgaggaataaaactcaacagctattacaccttcgaacatctgcctCCCTAATTCTCCTGTTAAACaggaaacgttagtgatgtattggtgtatttgttaatttaaacacaggcaaattatttcttaattttcaggctgccgagatgcaacttgttttacctggcatacacttttctcaacagcaacggtgaattggtccTTTTCTGcatttaaagcaaaccatttttaagttttatacttatggaattcgataactgaggaataaaactcaagagctattacaccttcgaacatctgcttccctaattctccggttaaacatgaaacgttagtgatgtattggtgtatttgttaatttaaacacaggcaaattatttcttaactttcaggctgccgagatgcaacttgttttgcccggcatacacttttctcaacagcagcggtgaattggttcttttctgattttaaagcaatccatttttaagttttatacctatggaactcgataactgaggaataatactcaacagctattacaccttcgaatatctgcttccctaattctccggttaaacatgaaacgttagtgatgtattggtatatttgttaatttaaacacataCAAATTATtgtgtcagttaactttcaggctaccgagatgcgacttgttttgcctggcatacacttttctcaacagcaacggtgaatagaccttttcagcttgtacattttgttttcccaatacagatcatgtgataatactcaggaggcttggtcctttgttttgtttattaaaaagagtgcatgcaggcatattcatgcttgcatgcccttattttaatgaacaaaacaaaagaccaaacctcctgagtattatcaaatgatctgtattgggaaaacaaaatgtacaagccgaaaaggtctattggctcttttctgattttaaagcaatccatttttaagttttatagttATGGAACTccataactgaggaataaaactcaacagctattacaccttcgaataACTGCTTTcttaattctccggttaaacatgaaacgttagtgatgtattggtgtatttattaatttaaacactgcaggcaaattattttgtcagttaagtttcaggctaccgagctgcaacttgttttgcaaagcatacacttttctcgacagcaacggtgaattggttcttttctgatttaaagcaaaccattttaaagttttatacttatggaactcgataactgaggaataaaactcaacagctattacaccttcgaagaTCTGCTTTcttaattctccggttaaacatgaaacgttagtgatgtattggtgtatttattaatttaaacacaggcaatttatttcttaacttttaggctaccgagatataacttgatttgcctggcatacacttttctcaacagcaacggtgaattggtccttttctgattttaaagcaagccatttttaagttttatagttatggaactcgataactgaggaataaaactcattagctattacaccttcgaacatctgcttccctaattctccggttaaaaataaaacgttagtgatgtattggtgtatttattaatttaaacacaggcaatttatttcttaacttttaggctaccgagatataacttgatttgcctggcatacacttttctcaacagcaacggtgaattggtccttttctgattttaaagcaatccatttttaagttttatacctATGGAACTTGATAACTGAgtaataaaactcaacagctattacaccttcgaacatctgcttccctaattctccggttaaacatgaaacgttagtgatgtattggtatatttgttaatttaaacactgcatgcaaattattttgtcagttaactttcaggctaccgagatgcaactttttttgcctggcatacacttttctcaacagcaacggtgaattggttcttttctgattttaaagcaatccattttaaagttttatacttatggaactcgataactgatgaataaaactcaacagctattacaccttcgaatatctgcttccctaattctccggttaaacatgaaacgttagcgatatattggtatatttgttaatttaaacacaggcaaattatttctttacttttaggctgccgagatataacttgtcttgcctggcatacacttttctcaacagcaacggtgaattggtccttttctgattttaaagcgaaccatttttaagttttatagttATGGaattcgataactgaggaataaaactcaacagctattacaccttcgaataTCTGCTTCCCttattctccggttaaacatgaaacgttagtgatgtattggtatatttgttaatttaaacactgcaggcaaattattttgtcatttaactttcaggctaccgagatgcaacttgc encodes:
- the LOC137994531 gene encoding adenosine receptor A2a-like gives rise to the protein MANFFVSNLTNLTMNGEQKDVFSSVFISITIIVNTIACPFTIGLNMLVIIAIKRRRRLQNNGNIMLACLAVTDVLTGLTSQPSFILWETASLLGSDISKVFYSIHGLCLFVLSYSSALHLMMVVGEKMIAIKYPFWYPSVMTTRNMKMGVLFCWVYSSSFGLPIKLIQGSGALYFISMSHIAFACVVFVSTSNVILYFETRRHRKMIKAQQLPQEEVETFLKENKAFKTTVIVVGAVGICLVPGILYIVMFAIGFFEERKFLLGSIDAMARTFVMINSLLNPLIYCWRQEEIRKFVFRTSMQAVHPVNES